A window of the Lentimicrobiaceae bacterium genome harbors these coding sequences:
- a CDS encoding alpha/beta hydrolase produces MLTLLLITITGIALLIFIILLYNSPGKPEPFTDNNGKPLIGSLSEKTFVTIGGIRQGMIIRSKNIQNPVLLYLHGGPAFPTYFLIEKYKPGLEDLFTVCYWEQRGGGLSYDPSIPLETMTFEQLTSDAIEVTQYLRQRFKKEKIYLMAHSGGTPIAIQAAARAPQLYNAYIAMAQITQQSESERMAYQYMLEQYTIRNNEKALNELKKYPVTDNDTSFVPFFKSLIRDKSMHELGIGTMHHMKSIFTGVFLPSWTCKAYTLKEKYNIWVSKFKFVKKARFNDELFEMDIPRMIPELKIPVYFFSGKYDFTVNIGLSEKYLTTLKAPLKGFYTFAHSAHSPLFEEPVKVKEIFVTDILQGKNTLADKPEITSE; encoded by the coding sequence ATGCTGACATTGCTACTTATCACGATTACGGGCATAGCCCTGCTTATTTTCATCATCTTACTGTACAACAGCCCAGGAAAGCCGGAGCCTTTTACTGATAATAACGGGAAACCTCTGATTGGAAGTCTTTCAGAAAAAACCTTTGTCACTATCGGGGGAATAAGACAAGGAATGATTATCAGGAGTAAAAACATACAAAATCCTGTATTGCTCTATTTACATGGCGGGCCAGCATTCCCCACTTACTTTCTCATTGAAAAATACAAACCCGGTCTGGAGGATTTATTTACGGTTTGTTACTGGGAGCAACGTGGCGGAGGCTTGTCGTACGACCCTTCAATTCCTTTAGAAACAATGACATTTGAGCAGCTCACCTCAGATGCCATTGAAGTTACCCAATATCTTCGCCAGCGGTTTAAAAAGGAAAAAATTTACCTCATGGCTCATTCGGGGGGCACACCTATTGCCATTCAGGCTGCAGCACGGGCCCCGCAATTGTACAACGCTTACATTGCTATGGCGCAAATTACGCAGCAATCTGAATCAGAACGAATGGCTTATCAATATATGCTGGAACAATATACGATAAGAAATAATGAAAAAGCCCTGAACGAACTAAAAAAATACCCTGTAACCGATAACGACACTAGCTTTGTTCCTTTCTTCAAATCACTTATCAGGGATAAATCCATGCACGAACTGGGCATTGGCACTATGCACCATATGAAATCAATTTTCACTGGCGTGTTTTTACCTTCCTGGACCTGCAAAGCATATACTTTGAAAGAAAAATACAACATATGGGTCTCTAAATTCAAATTTGTAAAAAAAGCCCGGTTTAACGACGAACTGTTTGAAATGGACATTCCTCGCATGATTCCTGAGTTAAAAATTCCCGTCTATTTTTTCAGCGGTAAATATGATTTTACTGTAAATATCGGATTATCTGAAAAATACCTGACAACATTAAAAGCACCTTTAAAGGGGTTTTACACATTTGCACATTCAGCACATAGCCCGCTCTTTGAAGAGCCCGTAAAAGTGAAAGAAATTTTTGTCACCGACATACTGCAAGGCAAAAATACCCTGGCCGATAAACCGGAAATAACCAGCGAATAA